The following coding sequences lie in one Thermodesulforhabdaceae bacterium genomic window:
- the minD gene encoding septum site-determining protein MinD, producing MPGITIVITSGKGGVGKTTTVANLGTALAMRGRSVVLVDADIGLRNLDVVMGLENRIVYHLVDIVEGRCRIEQAMIRDRKINSLYLIPAAQTRDKDSVRPEDMKKLCENLIETFDYVLVDCPAGIEQGFRNAIAGAQKALVVTTPEVSAIRDADRVIGLLEANMLKDIHLIINRVNQKMIRRGDMMSTEDICSLLSIPLIGVIPESEEVVISTNRGIPLVHEKKSNTAAAFKRIAGRLEGENIPIPSDNHEGGLLGIVKKLLWNA from the coding sequence ATGCCAGGGATAACCATTGTGATTACCTCCGGAAAAGGGGGCGTGGGAAAAACAACAACGGTAGCCAACCTTGGCACCGCTCTTGCTATGAGAGGAAGATCGGTGGTCCTTGTGGACGCCGATATAGGTTTACGTAACCTTGACGTGGTAATGGGACTTGAAAACAGAATAGTTTATCATCTGGTTGACATCGTCGAAGGAAGATGTCGCATAGAACAGGCGATGATTCGCGATCGTAAAATCAATTCTCTTTATCTTATTCCCGCAGCTCAAACTCGCGACAAAGACTCCGTCAGACCTGAAGACATGAAAAAGCTTTGTGAGAATCTCATCGAAACCTTTGACTACGTGCTAGTGGACTGCCCTGCAGGTATTGAGCAAGGATTTAGAAACGCCATCGCAGGTGCTCAAAAAGCCCTTGTTGTCACAACCCCTGAAGTGTCTGCCATACGGGATGCAGATAGAGTCATCGGACTTCTGGAAGCTAATATGCTGAAAGACATTCACTTGATAATCAACCGAGTAAACCAAAAAATGATCCGGCGGGGAGATATGATGTCCACTGAGGACATCTGTTCTCTTCTGTCCATACCACTTATAGGAGTTATCCCCGAAAGCGAAGAAGTTGTTATATCTACTAACCGTGGAATTCCGCTGGTGCACGAAAAGAAAAGCAATACAGCAGCAGCTTTTAAGCGAATCGCAGGAAGGCTAGAAGGAGAAAACATTCCAATTCCTTCCGATAATCATGAAGGTGGCTTGCTGGGAATAGTGAAAAAACTCCTGTGGAATGCTTGA
- the minE gene encoding cell division topological specificity factor MinE, translating into MLDAIKRFFTDRKSGKIARDRMQIVLLHDRLSIEPEVMEKIKNDIIAVLSKYMEIDHQTINVRVEQGKDYAALVSNVHVKRVFRHGQHQPTNAK; encoded by the coding sequence ATGCTCGATGCAATAAAGAGATTTTTTACCGACAGAAAAAGTGGCAAAATAGCAAGGGACAGAATGCAGATTGTGCTTCTTCATGATAGGTTGAGCATCGAACCGGAAGTGATGGAAAAAATTAAAAATGATATTATAGCCGTACTTTCAAAGTATATGGAAATTGACCATCAGACGATCAATGTGCGAGTAGAGCAAGGGAAGGATTACGCAGCTCTTGTGTCTAATGTTCATGTAAAAAGAGTTTTTCGCCACGGGCAACATCAACCAACAAACGCCAAATAG
- a CDS encoding lipoprotein-releasing ABC transporter permease subunit has translation MYLQERLPFEWFVGLRYFRARKRQGLLSLITVISIAGVAVGVMALIVVLAVMNGFQSDLRERILGATAHVVVRSLHGSIPDYESVINEINSLPGIRITSPFIYLQGLLSSGGRSTGAVIRGVDVHKDRSEMIAKNLIMGRIDDIENTSLSGKELTTPGIILGVELAKQLNLHLNDVVNILVPSGRITPMGQVPRSRAYRVVGLFQSGVYDYDQTFAFISLREAQQLSGMTDRIMGIEIWLLDADDASRVASMIQEKLGYSYWVRDWMQMNRNLFSALKLEKTAMFIILTLIVLVAAFNIVSSLIMLVMDKSKDIAIMKAMGATASRIRRVFMLVGLFIGICGTILGLVGGFILCGILKRYHFIELPKDIYYISNLPVKIEFWDVFFVCLAAIIISFGATIYPAHQAAKLDPVEALRYE, from the coding sequence GTGTATCTTCAGGAAAGGCTTCCATTTGAGTGGTTTGTGGGGCTTAGATACTTTCGAGCTCGCAAACGACAAGGGCTTCTTTCTCTTATAACCGTTATATCCATAGCCGGGGTCGCAGTAGGGGTTATGGCTCTTATAGTGGTGCTTGCTGTGATGAACGGATTCCAGAGCGATTTAAGGGAGAGAATTCTGGGAGCAACAGCTCATGTGGTTGTAAGAAGTCTTCATGGAAGTATTCCGGACTACGAATCGGTAATTAATGAAATAAATAGCCTGCCGGGAATAAGAATTACATCACCTTTTATATACCTTCAGGGACTGTTAAGTTCCGGAGGAAGGTCAACCGGGGCAGTTATTCGAGGTGTCGATGTTCACAAAGACCGTTCAGAAATGATCGCCAAAAATCTAATCATGGGACGGATCGATGACATCGAAAATACTTCTCTATCAGGAAAAGAGCTAACCACCCCCGGTATTATTCTCGGTGTCGAATTGGCAAAACAATTGAACCTTCACCTCAATGATGTTGTAAATATTCTCGTCCCATCTGGAAGAATTACTCCTATGGGACAAGTTCCGAGAAGCCGAGCCTATCGAGTGGTTGGTTTATTTCAATCGGGAGTATATGATTACGATCAAACATTTGCATTTATAAGTCTTCGTGAGGCTCAACAACTTTCAGGTATGACGGATCGAATAATGGGAATTGAAATTTGGCTTCTAGATGCCGATGATGCATCCAGGGTAGCATCGATGATTCAGGAAAAGCTTGGTTATTCCTACTGGGTCAGAGACTGGATGCAGATGAACAGAAACCTTTTCTCCGCTCTCAAGCTCGAAAAAACTGCCATGTTTATCATCCTTACTCTGATCGTACTTGTAGCAGCTTTTAATATTGTCAGTTCGCTTATAATGTTGGTAATGGACAAATCAAAAGACATCGCAATAATGAAAGCGATGGGGGCGACAGCATCACGCATTCGACGTGTCTTTATGCTTGTGGGGCTATTTATAGGCATTTGCGGAACAATTCTTGGGCTGGTGGGAGGATTTATTCTCTGCGGCATTCTTAAACGATATCATTTTATAGAACTTCCCAAGGATATTTACTACATCTCAAATCTCCCCGTAAAAATAGAATTCTGGGATGTATTTTTCGTCTGTCTGGCTGCTATTATCATCAGTTTTGGTGCAACAATTTATCCTGCGCATCAGGCGGCAAAGCTTGATCCTGTTGAGGCGTTACGGTATGAATGA
- the lysS gene encoding lysine--tRNA ligase, with product MEDLNIVMKERFKKAETFEREGIPLYPNHYRVTHKLSDVVEKLMNKTSEELEESQDRFCIAGRIMAIRSFGKSIFMHLQDDRARLQIYLQKNRMPEDQFAFAKKIDIGDIVRVQGPAFRTKTGELTILVEDFVLLTKNLRPLPEKFHGLKDVEIRYRQRYVDLIMNDFVREVFRKRTKIIQTIRQFLTDRGFMEVETPMMQPIPGGATAKPFKTHHNALGIDLYLRIAPELYLKRLLVGGFERVFELNRNFRNEGISTQHNPEFTMLEFYQAYATYEDLIKLTEELFVTLCDAVNGGNQQITYQGQLIDLSPPWKVYKFMESLSVIGGLPEEKLVSFEGTAELARSLGIPVERYEGHGKLLTKLFDLTVEPKLIQPTFIIHYPLEVSPLSRKNDENPEFVDRFELFIAGREMANAFSELNDPRDQKERFIKQIEAKRAGDEEAHEMDEDYIRALEYGMPPAAGEGIGIDRVVMLFTDMPSIRDVILFPQLKPEKKDD from the coding sequence ATGGAAGATCTGAATATCGTAATGAAAGAGCGATTTAAAAAGGCAGAAACATTCGAGCGGGAAGGTATACCGCTTTATCCAAATCATTACAGAGTAACCCACAAGCTTTCTGATGTTGTCGAAAAGCTCATGAACAAAACGAGTGAGGAACTCGAAGAATCCCAAGATCGATTCTGCATCGCAGGGCGGATCATGGCGATACGCTCCTTTGGTAAGTCTATTTTCATGCATCTTCAAGACGATCGAGCACGTCTTCAGATTTACCTTCAGAAAAACCGCATGCCGGAAGACCAGTTTGCCTTTGCAAAAAAAATAGATATTGGGGACATCGTTAGAGTCCAAGGACCAGCTTTCCGCACAAAAACAGGAGAACTAACCATTCTGGTGGAAGACTTCGTGCTTCTCACTAAAAACCTCAGACCCCTTCCGGAAAAATTCCATGGGCTAAAGGACGTCGAAATCCGCTACCGTCAAAGATATGTAGATCTCATTATGAACGACTTCGTTCGTGAAGTTTTCCGGAAGAGAACAAAGATTATCCAAACTATACGCCAATTTCTTACAGACAGAGGTTTTATGGAAGTAGAAACCCCTATGATGCAACCTATTCCTGGGGGAGCAACAGCAAAGCCTTTCAAAACCCATCACAATGCTTTGGGAATAGATCTATATCTCAGAATTGCCCCCGAACTTTATCTCAAAAGACTTCTTGTAGGTGGATTTGAACGAGTCTTTGAACTTAACCGAAACTTCAGAAATGAAGGCATATCGACTCAGCACAATCCTGAATTTACGATGCTTGAATTTTATCAGGCTTATGCAACCTATGAAGACTTAATAAAACTTACGGAAGAACTTTTTGTGACGCTTTGCGATGCTGTAAACGGCGGTAATCAGCAAATTACTTATCAAGGACAACTTATCGATCTTTCGCCCCCCTGGAAAGTTTACAAGTTTATGGAAAGTCTTTCCGTAATTGGTGGACTCCCTGAAGAAAAGCTAGTTTCATTTGAAGGAACCGCCGAACTCGCAAGATCTCTTGGCATCCCCGTAGAACGATACGAAGGACACGGAAAGTTACTCACAAAGCTATTTGACCTTACCGTTGAACCAAAACTCATTCAGCCAACCTTTATCATTCACTACCCGCTTGAAGTTTCACCGCTTTCAAGAAAAAACGATGAAAATCCGGAGTTTGTTGATAGATTTGAGCTCTTTATTGCAGGAAGGGAAATGGCTAATGCCTTTTCGGAACTCAACGATCCTCGCGACCAAAAAGAACGGTTTATAAAACAGATCGAAGCAAAGCGAGCCGGGGATGAGGAGGCTCACGAAATGGATGAAGACTACATTCGCGCTCTTGAGTATGGCATGCCTCCTGCGGCAGGAGAAGGAATTGGTATTGACAGAGTAGTGATGCTTTTTACAGACATGCCATCCATAAGAGATGTTATACTCTTTCCACAACTTAAACCAGAAAAGAAGGACGATTAA
- a CDS encoding MoaD/ThiS family protein — translation MPLQVLLAATLRRFIPDYDPEKGISVSVEPGASVNRVIEILGIPKEEVKIVMVDGIHSSLDHKLKGSERVAFFPPVGGG, via the coding sequence ATGCCTCTGCAAGTACTTCTTGCCGCTACTCTAAGGCGTTTTATTCCTGATTACGATCCGGAAAAGGGAATTTCCGTGTCTGTCGAACCCGGTGCGTCCGTAAATAGAGTTATCGAGATACTGGGCATTCCAAAAGAAGAAGTTAAAATAGTCATGGTTGATGGAATCCATTCTTCACTGGATCATAAGCTAAAGGGATCCGAAAGAGTTGCTTTCTTTCCTCCGGTAGGGGGCGGTTAA
- a CDS encoding septum site-determining protein MinC yields the protein MNKEFSHAVQIRAQRDGQFVFILDPSLPFQMILRYLEKRWEESNRFFKSAKIVIDLGLRPFRFDEIIALRDLLKNQWHANVTELRLGHRFDSFFEWASKQIGIPIHQIPFQEKEPEPVIIKQTCRSGTRIETPQDCVVLGDVNPGAEIIAGRDIIVFGVLRGIAHAGAYGNRDSKIWALSIEPSQLRIADLVAMPPREDKPPQTKRYEIAEIKDDRIQVTSF from the coding sequence ATGAACAAGGAATTTTCCCACGCTGTTCAAATAAGGGCTCAAAGGGATGGGCAGTTCGTATTTATCCTGGATCCATCCCTTCCCTTTCAGATGATACTTAGATATTTGGAAAAGCGGTGGGAGGAATCAAATAGATTTTTCAAGTCAGCAAAAATTGTAATCGATCTTGGGCTCCGCCCCTTTCGATTCGATGAAATCATAGCCCTGAGGGATCTTCTTAAAAATCAGTGGCATGCTAATGTTACAGAACTCAGACTTGGACACAGGTTTGACTCGTTTTTTGAATGGGCTTCAAAGCAAATCGGTATTCCAATCCATCAGATTCCCTTTCAGGAAAAAGAACCAGAACCTGTGATTATAAAGCAGACCTGTCGCTCAGGCACAAGAATCGAAACGCCCCAAGATTGTGTGGTGCTTGGAGATGTTAACCCTGGGGCGGAAATAATTGCAGGTAGAGACATTATTGTGTTTGGAGTCTTACGGGGCATTGCACATGCTGGAGCCTATGGAAACAGAGACTCCAAGATATGGGCTCTATCGATCGAACCTAGCCAACTCAGAATTGCTGATCTTGTTGCTATGCCGCCCCGGGAGGACAAACCGCCGCAGACCAAACGCTATGAAATAGCTGAAATAAAAGACGATCGGATACAGGTTACGAGTTTTTAA